The following coding sequences lie in one Oligoflexus sp. genomic window:
- a CDS encoding class I SAM-dependent methyltransferase, with translation MDAKTYWDQHYTEKTFAAGKAPNPFLVEMLPRLEKGKVLDIAMGEGVNAVYLAQKGFQVKGFDISKVAVERAKTLARDTGVAIEAQTADLDLYLFGIMEYDSIIMTRFRPSVSRYYTNIMSAMKQGATLLIESLGVPEMPEAIPTSESFRNLYYSSNEILREIKGLRILFYQEGLVDGKHVVQCLAQKPHDKDAAKLKLFDMSTKGKDLESSKHLELAEKLFKK, from the coding sequence ATGGATGCCAAAACATACTGGGACCAGCATTATACCGAAAAGACGTTTGCCGCGGGCAAAGCCCCCAACCCCTTCCTGGTCGAGATGCTGCCACGCCTCGAAAAGGGCAAGGTTCTGGACATTGCCATGGGCGAGGGCGTGAACGCCGTCTATCTTGCGCAAAAAGGTTTCCAGGTCAAAGGCTTTGATATCAGCAAGGTCGCGGTGGAACGGGCGAAAACCCTGGCCCGCGATACGGGTGTGGCCATCGAAGCGCAGACGGCTGACCTTGATCTTTATCTCTTCGGCATCATGGAATACGACAGCATTATCATGACCCGCTTCCGCCCTTCGGTGTCGCGCTACTACACGAACATCATGAGCGCTATGAAGCAGGGGGCCACGCTTCTGATCGAATCGCTCGGCGTTCCCGAAATGCCCGAGGCGATTCCGACGTCTGAATCCTTCCGTAACCTTTATTATTCGTCCAATGAGATCCTGCGCGAGATCAAAGGTCTTCGCATCCTTTTCTATCAGGAAGGGCTGGTCGACGGCAAACATGTGGTGCAGTGTCTCGCCCAGAAGCCGCATGACAAGGATGCCGCGAAGTTGAAGCTCTTCGACATGTCGACCAAGGGCAAGGACCTCGAAAGTTCCAAGCATTTGGAGCTGGCGGAAAAACTTTTCAAGAAATGA